From Brassica oleracea var. oleracea cultivar TO1000 chromosome C3, BOL, whole genome shotgun sequence, a single genomic window includes:
- the LOC106330624 gene encoding uncharacterized protein LOC106330624, which produces MVETRLQERSLTEQVDEIPSLHDLLAAEFFDIDGTPQELKVRLAAMHLKGKATQWHTNYMTTRFGLFPSWTNYIIAISARFCELFDDPLAELVALKQGSDSVVDYREKFETAWMRLVLPEAHALSIFLANMNPHLSLHTRQFEVTTISAAPKIAALHESSLSHAPTKPQRALFNPSPYQRSSKPPSSTPLLQNTDTSTTTKTGFIPRNASDKPPRKYSYQEMQDRRSKGLCMFCDETFTPGHQLKHIRSQIFVMECEDDDSSLESEQNEVVATPAPTDEQPEDTPVISINALDGSTSHNCMRVIGYYGKTKLHILVDPGSTHNFVDINIANHISCKLESTKPMSVKAATGGTLITKYKCYAFTWSVQGSTFTTEIRTVPLDCCDFVLGVQWLCTLGPILWDFLNLRMKFTFLGTKHVLRGVVKTSGKVIKATATTNVDDPDLLYLLDSFSDIFEEPSSLPPLREGFDHQIPLLAGSNPVNLRPYRYSSLQKYNIDVMIKDMMTQWIIQHSSSPYASPIILVKKKDGTWRLCVDYRGLNKQTIKDKYPIPLLEDLLDELGGAKYFSKLNLRAGFHQLRMSEADVYKTAFKTHNGHFEYLFMPFGLTNAPCTFQILMNHVFQNVSRKFVLVFFDDILVYRKTWEEHLEHLTEVFMLLKHQQLYLKLSKCTFGATRIEYLGHFISAEGVSTDPKKIEVISKWPVLTTQKQLRSLLGLTFTVETDASNTGIGAVLMQNSHPICFISRSLGPKHQNLSVYEKELMAVVHAVQ; this is translated from the exons ATGGTAGAAACCAGACTTCAGGAGCGGTCGCTGACGGAGCAAGTCGACGAGATCCCATCCCTCCATGACCTCTTAGCCGCTGAA TTCTTCGACATTGATGGCACACCGCAGGAACTCAAAGTTCGTTTGGCTGCTATGCATCTCAAAGGGAAAGCAACTCAGTGGCATACCAACTACATGACCACTAGGTTTGGCTTGTTCCCCTCTTGGACTAACTATATTATCGCCATCTCCGCTCGTTTCTGCGAGTTATTTGACGACCCCCTTGCTGAGCTCGTCGCACTAAAACAAGGATCTGACTCCGTGGTTGACTACCGCGAAAAGTTTGAGACAGCTTGGATGCGCCTTGTCCTACCTGAAGCCCACGCCCTTAGCATCTTCCTAGCCAACATGAACCCTCACCTGTCACTTCACACACGACAGTTTGAGGTCACTACCATCTCTGCTGCTCCTAAGATCGCTGCGTTACACGAATCCTCCCTTTCCCACGCCCCTACTAAACCACAAAGAGCCCTCTTCAATCCTTCCCCTTACCAACGCTCCTCTAAACCACCCAGTTCCACACCCCTGTTACAAAACACTGATACCTCAACGACTACCAAAACCGGTTTCATTCCCCGCAACGCTTCAGATAAACCTCCTCGCAAATACTCTTACCAAGAGATGCAAGACAGAAGATCCAAAGGCCTTTGTATGTTTTGCGATGAAACTTTCACACCAGGTCATCAGCTTAAGCACATACGGTCCCAAATCTTCGTCATGGAGTGTGAGGATGATGATAGCTCCTTAGAGAGTGAGCAAAACGAAGTTGTGGCAACCCCTGCACCAACTGATGAACAACCTGAAGACACACCTGTCATATCTATCAACGCCTTGGACGGTTCTACATCCCACAACTGCATGAGGGTGATAGGTTATTATGGCAAAACAAAGCTCCACATTCTGGTCGACCCGGGGAGCACTCACAACTTCGTTGACATCAACATTGCTAACCATATTAGTTGCAAGCTTGAGTCGACAAAACCTATGTCTGTCAAAGCCGCTACAGGTGGAACTCTCATCACTAAATACAAGTGCTATGCTTTCACATGGTCGGTTCAAGGATCCACCTTCACTACTGAGATCAGAACGGTTCCTCTCGACTGCTGTGACTTTGTTTTGGGAGTTCAATGGCTCTGCACCCTCGGGCCCATTCTTTGGGATTTCCTAAACTTAAGGATGAAATTCACCTTCTTGGGTACTAAGCACGTGCTACGTGGTGTTGTAAAGACAAGTGGCAAGGTCATCAAAG CAACTGCAACAACAAACGTTGATGACCCTGACTTGCTGTATCTCCTTGATTCCTTCTCAGACATCTTCGAGGAACCATCATCCCTCCCACCTTTACGCGAAGGCTTTGATCACCAAATTCCTCTCCTTGCGGGTTCAAACCCTGTGAACTTGAGACCTTACCGGTACTCTTCCCTGCAAAAATACAATATCGACGTGATGATCAAAGATATGATGACTCAATGGATCATTCAGCATAGCTCTAGCCCCTACGCCTCTCCTATCATACTAGTCAAGAAGAAAGACGGTACCTGGAGACTTTGCGTGGACTACAGAGGCTTAAACAAGCAGACAATAAAGGATAAATACCCTATTCCTCTACTTGAAGATCTCCTGGATGAACTCGGTGGAGCTAAGTACTTCTCAAAGCTTAATCTGCGAGCCGGCTTTCATCAACTTCGAATGTCTGAAGCAGACGTTTACAAAACAGCTTTCAAGACCCACAATGGGCACTTTGAATACCTTTTCATGCCTTTCGGCTTGACAAATGCTCCTTGCACATTTCAAATCCTAATGAACCATGTCTTTCAAAACGTCTCCCGCAAGTTTGTCCTAGTCTTCTTCGACGATATCCTCGTTTACAGAAAAACTTGGGAAGAACACCTGGAGCATCTCACTGAAGTTTTCATGCTCCTGAAGCATCAGCAGCTGTACCTCAAGCTCTCCAAATGCACTTTCGGCGCTACAAGGATCGAATACCTTGGCCACTTCATCTCGGCAGAGGGCGTCAGTACTGACCCTAAAAAGATCGAAGTGATTAGTAAATGGCCAGTCCTTACGACACAGAAGCAACTACGGAGTTTATTGGGACTG ACTTTCACGGTGGAAACAGATGCTTCCAACACGGGTATTGGTGCAGTTCTAATGCAAAACTCCCACCCTATCTGCTTCATCAGTCGCTCTTTGGGTCCGAAACACCAGAACTTATCAGTCTACGAGAAAGAACTGATGGCTGTTGTCCATGCGGTCCAGTAA